The following proteins come from a genomic window of Misgurnus anguillicaudatus chromosome 10, ASM2758022v2, whole genome shotgun sequence:
- the LOC141367246 gene encoding uncharacterized protein, with protein MTTVSPRRVLLFKIQKKLSELSFSQLQTVASSIDDGRETYDVADLSEPELYDLIVDYIRSEELKATEDEGMTQLLLLSDLLNDVLSAPGARDAEAGNVAPVLMEDSPTQHEGHTPTDDNGEVRTQSLHADRDTRTQSLHVDRDTRTQSLHVDRDTRTQSLHMDRDTRTQSLHMDRDTRTQSLHMNRETGIHSSFQGRDTYALTREVTSSTPGMPNHIGTPPLGRMNSSNISDHVVRLSDVSALLPRREFRLHGGQICDAGCDMSFNCLCKQMDEGLQEGFSESEIIRAVLKITKPGTFREMLVNKDDLTIEGLKRFLRSHIRDKNVTELFQELTSARQNDKESPQQFLYRIMGLKQRVLFESQQPGVGFSYNKELVQGTFMHTLYQGLNERNGHVRRDLKPFLSDMQVSDDLLLEQITKSTAEEEGRLKRLGSVGKNRPVIVSAAQHFQSELNTQTKVDAELQANRDAIKELTAQVSSLTKHLAQMSTPTEAVKQKDCHSPTDRTQPPLSETRGKCNDCVQNNNTNCVHCFVCGQAGHRAIGCLQRRLSGNGKRSLERGSQRS; from the coding sequence ATGACTACTGTAAGCCCACGGCGAGTGTTGCTCTTCAAGATCCAAAAGAAGCTTTCAGAATTGAGTTTTAGCCAGCTGCAGACTGTTGCAAGTTCGATAGATGATGGCCGTGAAACTTATGATGTAGCAGATCTAAGTGAACCCGAACTTTACGACCTAATTGTCGACTATATCAGAAGTGAGGAGTTAAAAGCTACAGAAGATGAGGGCATGACTCAACTCCTCCTACTTTCTGACCTACTTAATGACGTGCTATCAGCTCCAGGAGCCAGAGACGCCGAAGCTGGTAATGTGGCACCTGTCCTGATGGAAGATTCACCAACACAGCACGAGGGTCACACTCCAACTGACGACAATGGAGAAGTTCGCACACAATCGTTACACGCGGACAGAGACACTCGCACTCAATCGTTACACGTGGACAGAGACACTCGCACTCAATCGTTACACGTGGACAGAGACACTCGCACTCAATCGTTACACATGGACAGAGACACTCGCACTCAATCGTTACACATGGACAGAGACACTCGCACACAATCGCTACACATGAACAGAGAGACTGGCATACACTCATCATTTCAGGGCAGAGACACCTATGCACTTACCAGAGAAGTCACCTCATCAACGCCTGGTATGCCCAACCACATTGGTACTCCTCCTTTGGGTAGGATGAACTCATCTAACATTTCTGACCATGTTGTAAGATTGTCTGATGTTTCAGCTTTGTTACCACGTAGAGAGTTTAGGTTACATGGTGGTCAAATTTGTGATGCAGGCTGTGACATGTCTTTTAATTGTCTCTGTAAGCAAATGGATGAAGGGTTGCAGGAGGGTTTTAGTGAGTCTGAGATTATCAGAGCTGTCCTTAAGATAACAAAACCTGGTACATTCAGAGAGATGTTGGTAAATAAGGATGACCTCACTATTGAAGGGTTGAAAAGATTTCTGCGCTCTCACATTAGAGACAAAAATGTAACTGAACTTTTTCAAGAACTAACTAGTGCTAGACAAAATGACAAAGAAAGCCCACAACAGTTTCTTTACCGAATAATGGGTCTAAAGCAGCGTGTTCTTTTTGAGTCACAACAACCTGGTGTAGGTTTTAGCTATAACAAAGAGCTCGTTCAGGGCACTTTCATGCACACTCTTTATCAGGGGTTAAATGAGAGAAACGGCCATGTCAGGCGTGATCTTAAACCTTTTCTCTCAGACATGCAGGTTAGTGATGACTTGCTCTTGGAACAAATAACAAAATCAACAGCTGAGGAAGAAGGGCGATTGAAAAGACTGGGTTCAGTAGGTAAAAACAGACCAGTTATTGTAAGCGCAGCTCAGCATTTCCAAAGTGAACTGAACACCCAAACAAAAGTTGACGCTGAGTTACAAGCAAACCGTGATGCTATCAAAGAATTAACTGCTCAAGTTTCTTCTCTAACCAAGCATCTAGCCCAGATGTCTACCCCCACTGAGGCTGTGAAGCAGAAAGACTGCCACTCACCTACTGATCGCACACAACCACCGTTATCTGAGACCAGAGGTAAATGCAATGACTGTGTACAAAACAACAATACAAACTGTGTTCACTGCTTTGTTTGCGGCCAGGCAGGACATCGCGCTATTGGCTGTCTCCAACGAAGGTTGTCGGGAAACGGGAAGAGGTCGCTGGAGAGGGGCAGCCAGCGATCCTAA